The Streptococcus gwangjuense nucleotide sequence GAAAGCAACTTTTCCACCTTCGATTTGGTTTTCAACTTTAATAACTTTCATCTTTTTATCCTCCGTTTCAATCTATATTTATTATATGGTATAGACCAATTTTTGTCAAGTGAAAACGATTTAATTTTCAAAAAAAGAGCGTCCAAACTTGAAACATGTTATAATGGATAAGATTAGAACTTAGAAAGAATGAACAGATATATGAATACAGCTGATTTTGATTTCCACTTACCCGAGGAATTGATTGCCCAAACGCCTCTTGAAAAACGGGACGCCTCTAAACTCCTCATTGTCAACCGTGAGACAGGAGAAATGCAGGATAAACACTTCCACTCTATTATTGATATGCTGGAACCTGGTGATGCCCTTGTTATGAACGATACCCGTGTTCTCCCTGCCCGCCTCTATGGTCAAAAGGAAGAAACCGGAGGTCATGTGGAACTGCTCCTACTCAAAAACATTAGTGGCGATGAGTGGGAAGTTCTGGCTAAACCTGCCAAACGCCTCAAGATTGGTACTCGTGTCAGCTTTGGTGATGGTCGCCTCAGCGCTGTCGTTACAGAAGAATTGACCCACGGGGGCCGCATTGTCCGCTTTGAATACCAAGGAATTTTCCTAGAAGTCTTGGAAAGTCTGGGTGAAATGCCGCTGCCACCTTATATTCACGAAAAACTGGATGACCGTGAACGTTATCAAACCGTTTACGCCAAGGAAAGTGGCTCTGCTGCAGCACCAACTGCTGGACTGCACTTTACCAAAGAACTGCTGGCAGAAATCCAAGCTAAAGGAGTTCATCTAGTCTATCTGACTCTTCATGTCGGGCTTGGAACCTTTAGACCAGTTTCTGTTGATAATCTGGACGAACATGAAATGCACTCAGAATTCTACCAACTTTCTGAAGAAGCAGCTGCCACCCTTCGCTCTGTTAAGGAAAATGGCGGACGTGTCATCGCTGTCGGAACCACTTCTATCCGCACCTTGGAGACTATTGGTTCCAAGTTTGATGGGCAAATCCAAGCAGATTCTGGCTGGACCAATATCTTTATCAAACCTGGCTATGAATGGAAGGTAGTGGATGCCTTCTCAACCAACTTCCACCTGCCAAAATCAACTCTGGTCATGTTGGTTTCTGCCTTTGCAGGTCGCGAATTGGTCCTAGATGCCTACCACCATGCCATTCAAGAACACTACCGCTTCTTTAGTTTTGGCGATGCCATGTTTATCTATTAATTTTCACAATCAAAAAAAGCGCATATTATCAAGGTTTTATAAAGCCTGATAATATGCGTTTTGTAATGGATAAAAAATGAGTTAATTTATTCTAAAGCTCGGATCTTTCAAACTCTGGACACTGGCATTGATAACCGCTCCGACAATTAAAATCTTAGCAATAAGAATAAACCAAAACATCATGACCACCACGACGACGGAACTGAAAAAGCGGACGTCCACTAGGTGATTGACATAGTTGTTAACATAGACTGAAAAGATATTGAGCAGTAAGGACAGAGTCAACAAGACAAAGGCACTACCCGGCAAAACATGTCGAATCCGTCGGACCTTAACATTGGGTAGGAAATAGTAGAGCATGACCAGGATGGCAAAAATCAGGGCATAAACCAAGGGACCTGTTAGGTCTTGCAGATAATCAAAGATAGGACTATCCGATTTCCAGTAGCTTTTGATAAGGTTGAGAAGCATACGGCCAAAGACACTGAGAAAGAGAGCTAAGGCAAAAAGGATTTGCAAGCCAAAACTGACTAGTAAACTCATCAATTGCTGGTAAATTAAACCTCTACTCTTAGCTACTCCATAGGCCTTATTAAAAGCTTTTTGGAGATAATTCATGGATTTTGAAAAAGTCCATAAAGCTGATAAGACCGCAAAACTCAGTAAACCTGTTGATGGCTGAGTCAGAACTTCCATTACAATTTTTGCAATAACATCATAAACCGTATTAGGCAAAAAACTATTAGTCACGTTTAAAAAATTGGAAACTGGAATCTGAAAATAAGGGAGGATATTGACCACCACCAAAAGCAGGGGAAATATCGAAATCAACCAATAGTAAGCTACTGCAACACTGGTCAACTCACTATCTGATGCTTGATAATAATGCAAAAAGGCTTTTAATAAAGGCTTATCTATCAGCTCTTTCCACCACTTCTTCATGTCACACTCCTTCACTTATAATCTTGATTAATTTCTTCTTACCAATTCCACCATATCATAAGGCAGGGTATTGGCAGCTTCCTTCAAGGAATAGTTCTCTAAGTTATTCACATTTTGTCGTAACTTCTTGGCATACTTGGTCGTAATTAACCGTTTTTCTTCATATTCAAAAATCAGCTTGCGCTCCAGATAATAACCTCTCAGCATTTCATCGATATTGTTGGGCTTGACGCGATTGATAACCCGTTCGACAAAGGCACCACTGGTGATGATAGCTGTTTCTCGGAGACGAGAATCCTGCATGAAACTGATTAAAGAACTCTTATAAACCCCTTTTAGGTTCTCCAAACTTTCGATAATCATCTCTGTATTTTCTAGATAGAGCTCTGCTATTTGGTCATAGTCAAGGGCTCTGAGTTTCTGTGATTCTTCATTTTTCCAACTGCGGAAAGTCTTGCCAAGAGTAAAGACTTCGTGGAGGAGAAAACGTAAAATCCGCAAGGAAACAAGGAAATAATAGGTCAATCGTGAAGCAAACTTGCGATTGATACCTTGTTCCATGCTTTTCAAATAACGTTGATAGACTCGATAAGCACGCTCACTCATCTTTCCTTCTTCGTAGGCTTGTTCTAAACCATCACTTTCAATACTGAGGATAAGAAGCTTCAAGGCCTCCCAGTCTTCTTGAGCCCCCTTATTTTCTTGACTCAGGATCAGATTTTCAATTCGTCCATGATAATTGTCAATAGCCGCATAGAGAGGAAGTTTATTTCTGGTGTCTTCCAACTCTTTTTCCAACTCTAGCGTTACCTCATTCAAAATAGCGATATGCATGAGATGGTCCTTGCTTTCTTCCTGTTCATCAGAAAGATGAGGCAAGACCACGAGGCCTGTTAAAAAGCTTACAAGCGTCACACCTGCGACAAGGAAAAGCAAGAGAGGATACTCCTGCTCCAGATTACTTGGTATCAGAAGAATCGTAGCAATCGACACTGTTCCCTTGACACCTGAGAAGGTCAAGAGAAGCATATCCTTCATATACTTATTTAACTTTTTTTTGAGGCGTCGAGTCCTATAGACATAGTATCCATAGATCATGACAAAACGAATAGCAAAAAGGATAAAGGTCAGGGCTATGAGAGATCCCAGCAAGAGCAGAGGATTGTAGATTGGATTGGTTAAGATAGGCTCTGCTATCATTTCCAGCTCCATCCCTAAAACCACAAAGACAGAACCGTTCAGCATAAAGTTCACTGTGTGCCAGACCGTCTCGGTCACCGTATCCACTTGGGCTTCGAGGAGCGTAATTTTCTTAAAACGGCTTGCCTTTAAAATCCCAGCAACTACAACGGCAATAATCCCTGAAACGTGGACTTCTTCTGCCAGGAAGAAGGTTACCAAGGGCAAACTCAATTCTAATAAAAGTTCGCTGGCAATATCCGTTGCTCGTACACTAAGTAAAAAACTATGAAGGAAACGGTTGGTCATGGCTGTTAAAAAGCCAATCAAAAAACCGCCTAGGATTGAAAAGATGAGCGAACTACTAGCTTGCCCAAGGGAAAAGGCCCCAGTTGTCCAAGCTGTCAAGGCCACCTGAAAGGCAACCAATCCAGAAGCATCATTCAAGAGTCCTTCACCTTTAAGAATATTGGACACGCGCTTAGGAAAGCTAAAGCGCTCTGAAAGAGAGGCAAAGGCAACCAAGTCTGTAGGTCCAAGGGCTGCCCCAACAGCCAAGCAAGCCGCCAAGGGAAGGCTAAGCCAAAGAAGATGGGCCAAGCCACCCAAACTCAAGGTAGAGATAAAAATCACTGGAAATATGAGATAGACAATGATTCGCCAGTGTTTTAAAATAGCCGTAATATCCGCTTCCTCAGACTCTCGGAAAAGCAAGGGCCCGATAACCAGAGCCAAAAACAACTCCGTATTGAGGTGAAAGTCGGTATTGGGTAAAAAGAGACCAATCACAATTCCCAACAGAATTTGCACCAAAGGAAGAGGCAAAAAGGGCAGGAGCTTATTGGTTGTACTTGAGACAATCAAGACCAGTAAAAATAGGATGAGGTAAATCAGTAATTCCACGCACGTCCTCCTTAATCTTTTTTACAACAAGATTCAAAAATCTCCTTCTGCTCTTTGATTTTTTGATCAATCTTGGAACAATCTTTGTGTTCAATTTTTCTCTGGCACCGTTCCATCTCAAGAGCAACTAATTTTTTCTTGATTTTAAGCATTTTTTTGCTCATATGCGCTTGGTCTAGTACTCCCACCGCTCGTTCGTGGTGGGTTGATTCAACAAAATTCTGGCGCATGGCATCCAGCTTTTCACGTAGGTATTGTTTATCCATGTTTATATCTCTCTAATTTTTCAATCATCACTAAAAACGGTGGGTTGTTGACTTGGTTTAAAGTTCGGTAAATGGCAGCTGTGTACTCTTGTTGCTTCAACTGACTGACAAAATCCAAGACAGCGTCCCTCTCGAGGTCGCCTCCTTCATGACCATAGTAGATCATGATAGCAATCCGTCCCCCTTTGACAAGCAAATGACACAGCTTTTCTAATGCTTCAATCGTTGTCTGAGGTTGGGTAATGACAGACTTATCAGCAGACGGCAGATAGCCCAGATTAAAAATCCCTGCCTTGGCTTCTGTCACAAACTGGTCCAGTGTCTCATGGCCTTGCAAGATTAACTTGGCATTTGTCAGATCAACTTGGTTCAAACGCTCTTGGGTTTTCTCCAAGGCTTGCTCCTGAATATCAAAGGCATAGACTTTCTTGGCTAGCTTGGCTAGAAAAAGGGTGTCATGACCATTTCCCATGGTCGCATCCACTACGATATCATCCTGAGTTACAACCTCAGCCAAAAAATCATGTGCCATCTCAAGTGGTCTTTTCATTTTCAAACTCCTGTTTTACAGCCTTGCATCCTTGAACGCTTCCACGACGTCGCATCTCCATCTCAATGCTGTTGAGGACTTCCCATTTATTGAGGCTCCACATAGGACC carries:
- the queA gene encoding tRNA preQ1(34) S-adenosylmethionine ribosyltransferase-isomerase QueA, whose protein sequence is MNTADFDFHLPEELIAQTPLEKRDASKLLIVNRETGEMQDKHFHSIIDMLEPGDALVMNDTRVLPARLYGQKEETGGHVELLLLKNISGDEWEVLAKPAKRLKIGTRVSFGDGRLSAVVTEELTHGGRIVRFEYQGIFLEVLESLGEMPLPPYIHEKLDDRERYQTVYAKESGSAAAPTAGLHFTKELLAEIQAKGVHLVYLTLHVGLGTFRPVSVDNLDEHEMHSEFYQLSEEAAATLRSVKENGGRVIAVGTTSIRTLETIGSKFDGQIQADSGWTNIFIKPGYEWKVVDAFSTNFHLPKSTLVMLVSAFAGRELVLDAYHHAIQEHYRFFSFGDAMFIY
- a CDS encoding YihY/virulence factor BrkB family protein — its product is MKKWWKELIDKPLLKAFLHYYQASDSELTSVAVAYYWLISIFPLLLVVVNILPYFQIPVSNFLNVTNSFLPNTVYDVIAKIVMEVLTQPSTGLLSFAVLSALWTFSKSMNYLQKAFNKAYGVAKSRGLIYQQLMSLLVSFGLQILFALALFLSVFGRMLLNLIKSYWKSDSPIFDYLQDLTGPLVYALIFAILVMLYYFLPNVKVRRIRHVLPGSAFVLLTLSLLLNIFSVYVNNYVNHLVDVRFFSSVVVVVMMFWFILIAKILIVGAVINASVQSLKDPSFRIN
- a CDS encoding cation:proton antiporter, whose product is MELLIYLILFLLVLIVSSTTNKLLPFLPLPLVQILLGIVIGLFLPNTDFHLNTELFLALVIGPLLFRESEEADITAILKHWRIIVYLIFPVIFISTLSLGGLAHLLWLSLPLAACLAVGAALGPTDLVAFASLSERFSFPKRVSNILKGEGLLNDASGLVAFQVALTAWTTGAFSLGQASSSLIFSILGGFLIGFLTAMTNRFLHSFLLSVRATDIASELLLELSLPLVTFFLAEEVHVSGIIAVVVAGILKASRFKKITLLEAQVDTVTETVWHTVNFMLNGSVFVVLGMELEMIAEPILTNPIYNPLLLLGSLIALTFILFAIRFVMIYGYYVYRTRRLKKKLNKYMKDMLLLTFSGVKGTVSIATILLIPSNLEQEYPLLLFLVAGVTLVSFLTGLVVLPHLSDEQEESKDHLMHIAILNEVTLELEKELEDTRNKLPLYAAIDNYHGRIENLILSQENKGAQEDWEALKLLILSIESDGLEQAYEEGKMSERAYRVYQRYLKSMEQGINRKFASRLTYYFLVSLRILRFLLHEVFTLGKTFRSWKNEESQKLRALDYDQIAELYLENTEMIIESLENLKGVYKSSLISFMQDSRLRETAIITSGAFVERVINRVKPNNIDEMLRGYYLERKLIFEYEEKRLITTKYAKKLRQNVNNLENYSLKEAANTLPYDMVELVRRN
- a CDS encoding tRNA (mnm(5)s(2)U34)-methyltransferase — encoded protein: MKRPLEMAHDFLAEVVTQDDIVVDATMGNGHDTLFLAKLAKKVYAFDIQEQALEKTQERLNQVDLTNAKLILQGHETLDQFVTEAKAGIFNLGYLPSADKSVITQPQTTIEALEKLCHLLVKGGRIAIMIYYGHEGGDLERDAVLDFVSQLKQQEYTAAIYRTLNQVNNPPFLVMIEKLERYKHG